From Haloglomus litoreum, the proteins below share one genomic window:
- a CDS encoding GNAT family N-acetyltransferase, with protein sequence MSDQRVERVADEADLDAAIDVRHEVFVEGQGVPPERELDGRDDEATHFLARDGDEVVGTARLREYHDGAGEEPRTAKVERVAVRESRRGEGWGARIMQAVEEHARKAGYERVYLHAQVPVVAFYERLGYEAHGEEFEDAGIPHREMTKSL encoded by the coding sequence ATGAGCGACCAGCGCGTCGAACGCGTCGCCGACGAGGCGGACCTCGACGCCGCCATCGACGTCCGTCACGAGGTGTTCGTCGAGGGGCAGGGGGTCCCACCCGAGCGCGAACTGGACGGCCGCGACGACGAGGCCACCCACTTCCTCGCCCGCGACGGCGACGAGGTGGTCGGGACCGCACGCCTTCGCGAGTACCACGACGGCGCGGGCGAGGAGCCCCGGACCGCGAAGGTCGAGCGGGTCGCCGTCCGCGAATCCCGGCGCGGCGAGGGCTGGGGGGCCCGTATCATGCAGGCGGTCGAGGAACACGCCCGCAAGGCGGGCTACGAGCGTGTCTACCTCCACGCGCAGGTCCCCGTGGTCGCGTTCTACGAGCGACTCGGCTACGAGGCCCACGGCGAGGAGTTCGAGGACGCCGGCATCCCGCACCGCGAGATGACGAAGTCGCTGTGA
- a CDS encoding phosphorylase — MPVPLHETKYDSEPVIDAGAAAADAESRGNERPEAPSAILLCYNPDLLAHLVETYDGEELPGQYFGGGCYRLPGVPGERSVGIAGGFGIGAPVTAMVMESLLHSGTERFCICGRAGVIAADGDGRDRVPESTAVVADRALRDEGTSYHYEPPERTVPAAPVVLSAVRASLDRTDIEYRVGPTWTVDALFRETAAEVERYAAEGVLTVEMEAATAFTVARHHGAAAGAAFVPSDYVTLDGWDPLFGDDLDLLERLGEAVVRGLAAD, encoded by the coding sequence ATGCCGGTCCCCCTCCACGAGACCAAGTACGACAGCGAGCCGGTCATCGACGCCGGCGCGGCGGCCGCGGACGCCGAATCGCGGGGGAACGAGCGGCCAGAGGCGCCGTCGGCGATCCTTCTCTGCTACAACCCGGACCTGCTGGCACATCTGGTCGAGACCTACGACGGCGAGGAGTTGCCGGGGCAGTACTTCGGCGGTGGCTGCTACCGGCTGCCGGGGGTCCCGGGCGAACGGTCGGTCGGCATCGCCGGCGGCTTCGGCATCGGCGCCCCGGTGACGGCGATGGTGATGGAGTCGTTGCTCCACTCGGGCACCGAGCGGTTCTGCATCTGCGGACGGGCGGGCGTCATCGCGGCCGACGGCGACGGGCGCGACCGGGTCCCCGAGTCCACCGCCGTCGTGGCCGACCGGGCGCTGCGGGACGAGGGCACCTCGTATCACTACGAGCCCCCGGAGCGGACGGTCCCGGCGGCCCCGGTGGTGCTGTCGGCCGTGCGCGCGAGCCTCGACCGGACCGACATCGAGTACCGGGTCGGCCCGACCTGGACCGTCGACGCGCTGTTCCGCGAGACGGCCGCCGAGGTCGAGCGCTACGCAGCCGAGGGCGTCCTCACGGTCGAGATGGAGGCGGCGACCGCGTTCACGGTCGCCCGGCACCACGGCGCGGCGGCCGGTGCGGCCTTCGTTCCCAGCGACTACGTCACGCTGGACGGCTGGGACCCGCTGTTCGGTGACGACCTCGACCTGCTGGAGCGGCTCGGCGAGGCGGTCGTCCGGGGGCTGGCGGCCGACTGA
- a CDS encoding helix-turn-helix transcriptional regulator, with protein sequence MSTADEDDLSEDEQAGLALIRELGGIHQSDFWKELEVDSRKGSRILEALEEKGYIEREKTVYDGHNTYYIEPIHDPRDLDFSLLMAGDMLSPFIGDEEIDATSDQFSQYIMTLAYEEY encoded by the coding sequence ATGAGTACGGCCGACGAGGACGATCTCTCCGAGGACGAGCAGGCCGGACTGGCGCTGATCCGCGAGCTCGGCGGCATCCACCAGAGCGACTTCTGGAAGGAACTCGAGGTCGACTCCCGGAAGGGGAGCCGTATCCTCGAGGCCCTCGAGGAAAAGGGGTACATCGAGCGCGAGAAGACCGTCTACGACGGGCACAATACCTACTACATCGAGCCGATTCACGACCCCCGTGACCTGGACTTCTCGCTGCTGATGGCCGGCGACATGCTGAGCCCCTTCATCGGCGACGAGGAGATCGACGCCACCAGCGACCAGTTCTCGCAGTACATCATGACGCTGGCGTACGAGGAATACTGA
- a CDS encoding NAD-dependent epimerase/dehydratase family protein: MDLQNARVCITGGAGFVGSHLAEHLIAEYDADVLVADRFSNSSPDWVPDGTDLVEGDLTEPDVVAEAITPETDMVFHFAADKDASRDDTEQFRVNTTLTQRVIERMDAVDVRNVAFTSSSTVYGEAPRPTPEDYAPLEPISVYGASKLAEESLLSVYAHSHDFQVWAFRFANIVGPRLQLGAVIPDFIGKLRDDPSTLEILGDGRQEKSYLHVEDCVDAMCHVVEHADRPVNTYNLGTRTTTSVRTLADIVADEMGVDPKYEFTGGDRGWTGDVPRMRLSVEKLAGLGWEPPGSSDDAVRRATRELLDEGVYGLDESV, encoded by the coding sequence ATGGACCTCCAGAACGCGCGGGTCTGCATCACGGGGGGTGCGGGTTTCGTCGGCTCGCATCTCGCCGAGCACCTCATCGCCGAGTACGACGCCGACGTGCTGGTCGCCGACCGCTTCTCGAACTCCTCGCCCGACTGGGTCCCCGACGGCACGGACCTGGTCGAGGGCGACCTCACGGAGCCGGACGTGGTCGCCGAGGCCATCACCCCCGAGACGGACATGGTCTTCCACTTCGCCGCCGACAAGGACGCCTCCCGCGACGACACCGAGCAGTTCCGGGTCAACACGACGCTGACTCAGCGGGTCATCGAGCGGATGGACGCGGTCGATGTCCGGAACGTCGCCTTCACCTCCTCCTCGACGGTGTACGGCGAGGCACCGCGGCCGACGCCGGAGGACTACGCGCCGCTGGAACCCATCAGCGTCTACGGCGCCTCGAAGCTGGCCGAGGAGTCCCTCCTCTCGGTGTACGCCCACAGCCACGACTTCCAGGTGTGGGCGTTCCGCTTCGCCAACATCGTCGGGCCTCGCCTCCAGCTCGGCGCCGTCATCCCGGATTTCATCGGGAAGCTCCGCGACGACCCGAGCACGCTGGAGATCCTCGGCGACGGCCGCCAGGAGAAGTCCTACCTCCACGTCGAGGACTGCGTCGACGCGATGTGCCACGTCGTCGAGCACGCCGACCGGCCCGTCAACACGTACAACCTGGGGACCCGGACCACGACCTCGGTCAGGACCCTCGCCGACATCGTCGCCGACGAGATGGGTGTCGACCCCAAGTACGAGTTCACCGGTGGCGACCGCGGCTGGACCGGCGACGTGCCCCGGATGCGGCTCTCGGTCGAGAAGCTCGCCGGCCTGGGCTGGGAGCCGCCCGGCTCCAGCGACGACGCCGTCCGCCGCGCGACCCGCGAACTGCTCGACGAGGGCGTCTACGGCCTCGACGAGTCGGTCTGA
- a CDS encoding zinc-ribbon domain-containing protein → MTADRARLLVALDGLDVQGLASVDLADVPEVEVADPVFALTLDAAVDTNMATLELGIEATTYQPDAFPGVVYQGDAATVLVFGTGQVVVTDADSREAAEAAVATVVARLVDTDLVDADAVPERGAEAVALPAAEDLPEGVREAAEPPDDSPTCPDCGSDLQGTENFCPSCGADLS, encoded by the coding sequence ATGACCGCCGACCGCGCGCGCCTCCTGGTCGCCCTCGACGGTCTCGACGTGCAGGGGCTCGCGAGCGTCGACCTCGCCGACGTCCCGGAGGTGGAGGTCGCGGACCCGGTCTTCGCGCTGACGCTCGATGCCGCGGTCGACACGAACATGGCGACCCTGGAACTGGGCATCGAGGCCACCACCTACCAGCCCGATGCGTTCCCCGGGGTCGTCTACCAGGGCGACGCGGCGACGGTGCTCGTCTTCGGGACCGGCCAGGTGGTGGTCACGGACGCCGACTCACGCGAGGCCGCCGAGGCCGCGGTCGCGACGGTCGTCGCGCGGCTGGTGGACACCGACCTCGTCGACGCCGACGCGGTGCCCGAGCGGGGCGCGGAGGCCGTGGCCCTCCCGGCCGCCGAGGACCTGCCGGAGGGCGTCCGCGAGGCTGCCGAACCCCCGGACGACTCGCCGACCTGCCCGGACTGCGGGAGCGACCTGCAGGGTACCGAGAACTTCTGCCCGTCGTGTGGCGCGGACCTCTCCTGA